In one window of Hymenobacter nivis DNA:
- a CDS encoding OmpA family protein, which yields MRQLLFVCAAAGSAALLSGCATSGKADKRFARGEYEAAIGLYKAQISKGQAAPAANYRIAEAYRLSNRVDQAEPFYKAALDGKVRAADAGFRYAEALRANGKLDEAAAQFSAYATSGTNRTLAARAETDAKNALASKALVGQASGYDVRPLDSLNTAASDFGATVKPDTKEFVFASGRSGKKYPGNGENFTDLYAVKFTDATAMTGGTVAPLAGPFNSPGRLEASATYTPDGKTMVFARSNDGSKKGYLSVDLWISYFKAGAWTEPILANINDRTADDFAPVFAPDGVTLYFASGRRSGLGGNDLFKATLGPNGRFSAAENLGDAINTAGNDNFPGVAPDGTLYFSSDGRPGYGKLDIFMVQAGKPVNLGPGVNGPADDFAPFPITAETGVFSSNRTGGKGSDDLYAYKKKSLKTVNFFVDGTVLERDSKRNTTAPVPGETVTITDSKGRKTDVVAGPDGKFTAPLDSVTSYAFFSDRAGYFTARAALSTVGRKPAQSQLTQPQTDIRLAVTLTLNKIIVNRAIEVKDIFYDYDKFNIRPDAAIRLDTLVQTLVDNPKINIELSSHTDQRGKDAYNLKLSQRRAEAAVDYIVSKGIARTRITARGYGETRPIIAKPTSEAEYQRNRRTEFKVTRINK from the coding sequence ATGAGACAACTCTTATTCGTTTGCGCGGCGGCCGGCTCGGCGGCGCTGTTGAGCGGCTGCGCAACGTCCGGCAAAGCCGATAAACGCTTCGCGCGCGGCGAGTACGAAGCCGCCATTGGCCTATACAAAGCCCAAATATCCAAGGGCCAAGCGGCACCGGCGGCCAACTACCGCATTGCCGAAGCCTACCGCTTGTCCAACCGCGTCGACCAGGCCGAGCCGTTTTATAAGGCGGCGCTCGACGGCAAGGTGCGCGCCGCCGACGCTGGCTTCCGCTACGCTGAGGCCCTGCGCGCCAACGGCAAGCTGGACGAGGCCGCCGCCCAGTTTAGCGCCTACGCCACCAGCGGCACCAACCGCACCTTGGCCGCCCGCGCCGAAACCGACGCGAAGAACGCCCTGGCCAGCAAGGCCTTGGTGGGCCAGGCCAGCGGCTACGATGTGCGCCCGCTCGACTCGTTGAACACGGCGGCGTCGGATTTCGGGGCCACCGTGAAGCCCGACACCAAGGAATTCGTGTTCGCTTCGGGGCGCAGCGGTAAGAAATACCCCGGCAACGGCGAGAATTTCACCGACCTCTACGCCGTAAAATTCACCGATGCTACGGCCATGACCGGCGGCACGGTGGCGCCACTGGCGGGACCCTTCAACTCGCCCGGCCGCCTGGAGGCTAGCGCCACCTACACACCCGATGGCAAAACGATGGTGTTTGCCCGCTCGAATGACGGCAGCAAAAAAGGCTACCTGAGCGTCGATTTGTGGATTTCGTACTTCAAGGCCGGCGCGTGGACGGAGCCCATTCTGGCCAACATCAACGACCGGACGGCGGATGATTTCGCGCCGGTGTTTGCGCCCGACGGCGTGACGCTGTACTTCGCATCGGGCCGCCGCAGCGGGCTGGGTGGCAACGACTTATTCAAGGCTACGCTGGGGCCCAACGGGCGCTTTTCGGCGGCTGAAAACCTGGGCGATGCCATCAACACGGCCGGCAACGACAACTTCCCCGGCGTGGCACCCGACGGCACGCTGTACTTCTCGTCGGACGGCCGGCCGGGCTACGGCAAGCTCGATATCTTCATGGTGCAGGCCGGCAAGCCGGTGAATTTGGGCCCCGGCGTGAACGGCCCCGCCGACGACTTCGCGCCGTTCCCGATAACCGCCGAAACGGGCGTGTTCAGCTCGAACCGCACCGGCGGCAAGGGTTCCGACGACTTGTACGCCTACAAAAAGAAGTCGCTAAAAACGGTCAACTTCTTCGTGGACGGCACTGTGCTGGAGCGCGATTCCAAGCGCAACACCACGGCCCCGGTGCCTGGCGAGACGGTGACCATCACCGACAGCAAGGGCCGCAAAACCGACGTGGTGGCGGGCCCCGATGGCAAGTTTACGGCCCCGCTGGACTCGGTGACCAGCTATGCGTTCTTTAGCGACCGGGCCGGCTACTTCACGGCCCGCGCCGCGCTGAGTACCGTAGGCCGCAAGCCCGCCCAATCCCAACTCACTCAGCCACAAACTGATATACGACTGGCGGTGACCCTCACGCTGAATAAAATTATCGTGAACCGAGCCATCGAGGTGAAGGATATTTTCTACGATTACGACAAGTTCAACATCCGGCCCGACGCCGCCATCCGCCTCGACACGTTGGTGCAGACGCTGGTCGACAACCCCAAAATCAATATCGAGCTGAGCTCGCACACCGACCAGCGCGGCAAGGACGCCTACAACCTCAAGCTCTCGCAGCGGCGGGCCGAGGCGGCCGTGGACTACATCGTGAGCAAGGGCATTGCCCGCACCCGCATCACGGCCCGTGGCTACGGCGAAACCCGCCCGATTATCGCCAAGCCCACCTCGGAGGCCGAGTACCAACGCAACCGCCGCACCGAGTTTAAGGTGACGCGGATTAATAAGTAA
- a CDS encoding DUF4476 domain-containing protein, protein MKPFLTLVAAAGWLAFGLATASQAQPAGPPPTAVNFTSERGVPFGLVLDGQLLAAPVVRALHLDYLAPGQHWAEFSVPSAAGLQRSQVNLWLEPGLETSFVLVQRPGRPAQLRQVSRGPLLPRDYPAWAPGPDDYGPGQGPYGGNGNANDGSYGGAYPPAGPGSYPSPGNAPSYPGLVGPGYGTPAPGGNYLPPLNSRDAADLVQTLSQYPFDDQRLDIAHRALERSSLRSTELATLVRTLTFDKSQKELAKFGYAHVVDPQNFYRVYDAFTFPTSAREVQQALGLPRN, encoded by the coding sequence ATGAAACCGTTCCTTACCCTCGTCGCCGCTGCTGGCTGGCTAGCTTTTGGTTTGGCTACTGCCAGCCAGGCCCAGCCCGCCGGCCCGCCGCCCACGGCCGTCAACTTCACGTCGGAGCGCGGGGTACCATTTGGCCTCGTGCTCGACGGGCAGTTGCTGGCGGCCCCGGTGGTGCGCGCGCTACACCTCGACTACCTGGCCCCGGGCCAGCACTGGGCCGAGTTCAGCGTGCCCTCGGCGGCGGGCCTGCAACGCTCGCAGGTGAACCTGTGGCTGGAGCCGGGCCTGGAAACCAGCTTCGTGCTAGTGCAGCGCCCCGGCCGGCCCGCGCAGCTGCGGCAAGTGAGCCGGGGGCCCCTCCTGCCCCGCGACTACCCCGCCTGGGCCCCAGGCCCCGACGACTACGGCCCCGGCCAGGGCCCCTACGGCGGCAATGGTAACGCCAATGACGGCAGCTACGGCGGCGCTTACCCGCCCGCTGGGCCGGGCAGCTACCCCTCGCCCGGCAACGCGCCCAGTTACCCGGGCCTAGTCGGCCCGGGCTACGGCACCCCAGCCCCGGGCGGCAACTACCTGCCCCCCCTGAATTCGCGCGACGCCGCCGACCTGGTGCAGACCCTGAGCCAGTACCCGTTTGACGACCAGCGGCTCGACATTGCACACCGGGCCCTGGAGCGCAGCAGCCTGCGCTCGACGGAGTTGGCTACGCTGGTGCGGACGCTGACTTTCGATAAATCGCAGAAAGAGCTGGCCAAATTTGGCTACGCCCACGTGGTGGACCCGCAGAATTTTTACCGCGTGTACGACGCCTTCACCTTCCCAACGAGCGCGCGGGAAGTGCAGCAGGCGCTGGGGCTGCCGCGCAATTAG
- a CDS encoding DUF4293 family protein, with protein MIQRIQSVFLLLLALAMLGAAALPLWTKTDPLTHASLTLTAFNLYRGPSPDAGGLVASAWPIGTLALSAAATAIYAIFQYRRRAVQLLVCSLNLLLVVATLGAAFLYSSRADAMLNVKMEGHYLAGFYLPTLALVLNLLASRYIRQDERLVRSMDRLR; from the coding sequence ATGATACAAAGAATCCAAAGCGTGTTTTTACTGCTGCTGGCCCTGGCCATGCTGGGCGCTGCCGCCCTGCCCCTCTGGACGAAAACCGACCCCCTCACCCACGCTAGCCTCACCCTCACGGCCTTCAACCTTTACCGGGGCCCCTCGCCCGACGCGGGCGGGCTGGTGGCCTCGGCCTGGCCCATTGGCACGCTGGCGCTCTCGGCGGCGGCCACGGCTATCTACGCCATTTTCCAGTACCGCCGCCGCGCGGTGCAGCTGCTGGTATGCTCGCTCAATTTGCTGCTGGTGGTGGCCACGCTGGGGGCCGCCTTCCTGTATTCGAGTCGCGCCGATGCCATGCTGAACGTGAAAATGGAAGGCCACTACCTGGCCGGCTTCTACCTGCCCACCCTGGCGCTGGTGCTCAACCTACTGGCCAGCCGCTACATCCGCCAGGATGAGCGCCTCGTGCGCAGCATGGACCGCCTGCGCTAG
- a CDS encoding thiolase family protein — protein sequence MPSAYIVDAVRTPIGKFGGALSSVRPDDLAALVLRELLRRNPTLDKNAVEDVIMGAANQAGEDNRNVARMAALLAGLPITVPGVTVNRLCASGLQSIMDASRAIKAGEGDVYLAGGSESMTRAPFVMAKSETAYARDFTAYDTTLGSRFTNPKLNRMHFPYNMGQTAENVAKQFNISREEQDAFAFESQRKYHRAAEKGRFRKEIVPVFLPQPIGDTALFDTDEQPRISTLEKLATLKPVFQPDGGTVTAGNSTGINDGAAAVLMVSDDALKLYNLKPMARVVTSAVVGVDPAMMGLGPITAIRKVLARAGLTLADMDLIELNEAFAAQTIACIRELGMDTDKMNVNGGSIAIGHPLGSSGSRITATLLHEMQRREGARYGLAAMCVGMGQGAAVIYEKA from the coding sequence ATGCCAAGTGCTTACATCGTGGACGCCGTGCGGACCCCGATTGGAAAATTCGGCGGCGCGCTGAGCAGCGTCCGCCCCGACGATTTGGCCGCGCTCGTGTTGCGCGAACTGCTGCGCCGCAATCCCACGCTCGATAAAAATGCCGTGGAGGACGTCATCATGGGAGCCGCCAACCAGGCCGGCGAAGATAACCGCAACGTGGCCCGCATGGCGGCCCTGTTGGCTGGCCTGCCCATCACGGTGCCCGGCGTGACGGTGAACAGACTATGTGCCAGTGGCTTGCAGAGCATCATGGATGCCTCGCGGGCCATTAAGGCGGGCGAGGGCGATGTGTACCTGGCCGGTGGCTCGGAAAGCATGACCCGGGCCCCGTTCGTGATGGCCAAGTCGGAAACGGCCTACGCCCGCGACTTCACGGCCTACGATACCACCCTCGGCTCGCGCTTCACCAATCCCAAGCTGAACCGCATGCACTTCCCCTACAACATGGGGCAGACGGCCGAGAACGTGGCCAAGCAGTTCAACATCAGCCGCGAAGAACAGGACGCCTTTGCCTTCGAAAGCCAGCGCAAGTACCACCGCGCGGCTGAGAAGGGGCGTTTCCGCAAGGAAATTGTACCCGTGTTCCTGCCGCAGCCCATCGGCGACACCGCCTTATTCGACACCGACGAGCAGCCGCGCATCTCGACCCTGGAGAAGCTGGCGACCCTCAAGCCCGTGTTTCAGCCCGACGGCGGCACCGTGACGGCAGGCAACTCGACCGGCATCAACGACGGCGCCGCAGCCGTGCTGATGGTAAGCGACGATGCCCTGAAACTTTACAACCTCAAGCCCATGGCGCGGGTGGTAACCTCGGCCGTGGTCGGCGTCGACCCCGCGATGATGGGCCTGGGGCCCATTACAGCCATCCGCAAGGTGCTGGCGCGCGCCGGCCTCACGCTGGCCGACATGGACCTGATTGAGCTGAACGAAGCCTTTGCGGCCCAGACCATTGCCTGCATCCGCGAGCTGGGCATGGACACCGACAAGATGAACGTAAACGGCGGATCCATCGCCATTGGCCACCCGCTGGGCTCGTCGGGCTCGCGCATCACGGCCACCCTACTGCACGAAATGCAGCGCCGCGAGGGGGCCCGCTATGGCCTGGCCGCCATGTGCGTGGGCATGGGCCAGGGCGCCGCGGTGATTTACGAAAAAGCCTGA
- the truA gene encoding tRNA pseudouridine(38-40) synthase TruA — translation MKYFLHLAYDGTAYSGWQVQPNAPTVQAALNGALAKVLRQPISTLGSGRTDAGVHARHQVAHFEAELPAGMDEALLLYRLRRTLPADVAPLRLHPVPPSANARFDAEARTYEYFLLDAPDPFRRDQALYLDRAPDVDLMNAAAAHLVGQFDFTTFSKSKGAETHYICRCTEAAWHPTPGGWVFRIRANRFVRGMVRLVVGTLLDVGRGKHTPAQFQQLLWAQQRMAAGTSAPPQGLFLTRVEYPAGLIPE, via the coding sequence ATGAAGTATTTCCTTCACCTCGCCTACGACGGCACGGCGTACTCCGGCTGGCAGGTGCAGCCCAACGCGCCCACCGTGCAGGCGGCCCTCAACGGGGCCCTGGCCAAGGTGTTGCGCCAGCCCATCAGCACCCTCGGCAGCGGGCGCACCGACGCCGGGGTGCACGCCCGCCACCAGGTGGCCCACTTCGAGGCTGAGCTGCCGGCCGGTATGGACGAGGCCTTGCTGCTGTACCGCCTGCGCCGCACCCTACCCGCCGACGTGGCCCCGCTGCGCCTGCACCCGGTGCCCCCGTCGGCCAACGCCCGCTTCGACGCCGAGGCCCGCACCTACGAGTATTTTTTGCTGGACGCGCCCGACCCGTTTCGGCGCGACCAAGCCCTGTACCTCGACCGGGCCCCCGACGTGGACCTGATGAACGCCGCCGCCGCCCACCTGGTGGGGCAGTTCGATTTCACCACGTTTTCAAAGTCCAAGGGGGCCGAGACGCACTACATCTGCCGCTGCACCGAGGCAGCCTGGCACCCCACGCCGGGCGGCTGGGTGTTCCGCATCCGGGCCAACCGCTTCGTGCGCGGCATGGTACGGCTGGTGGTGGGCACGCTGCTCGACGTAGGCCGCGGCAAGCACACGCCGGCCCAGTTCCAGCAGCTGCTGTGGGCCCAGCAGCGGATGGCGGCCGGCACTTCGGCCCCGCCGCAGGGGCTGTTCCTGACCCGGGTAGAGTACCCCGCGGGGCTGATACCGGAATAG
- a CDS encoding ABC transporter ATP-binding protein: MQPQPDATSATKTGQVFDWLVLRRLLSYVTPYRGVFIGLIVLTVATAALGTLRPFLIQKMVDVSIEQGDRTGLNHMFLWLLGLLVAHAGVSYLQTYYGGWLGQYIVRDIRTDLYRHLLNLKLSFFDRTPIGVLVTRNISDVETLSDVFSEGLAAMVGDILQILFIMGFMFYIDWRLTLISLSVIPPLLFSTYVFKEKVKVSFQDVRNAVAKLNSFVQEHLTGMSVVQIFGNEQREFKKFEKINREHTDANIRSVLYYSIYFPVAEVLGAIGVGLLVWYAAQGQIEGTISKGALIAFIMYNALFFRPIRQIADRFNTLQLGLVSTERLLKLLDSTDLVATTGDYVPAAPLEGDVRFDHVKFAYNPPEWVLKDISFHAKPGQTIAFVGATGAGKTSIINLLSRFYDIQEGRILVDGRDLRDYDLSVLRRQIGVVLQDVFLFAGSIRDNITLGSSEINDEQIWEAADLVGARRFIERLPGALDYPVMERGATLSVGQRQLISFVRALVYQPRVIVLDEATSSVDSETEEMIQNAIEKLMQGRTSLVIAHRLSTIQKADQIIVLDKGEIKEVGTHEELLRLENGYYAQLYRMQYALGEAS; this comes from the coding sequence ATGCAACCCCAACCCGACGCTACTTCCGCTACCAAAACCGGCCAGGTGTTCGATTGGCTGGTGCTGCGCCGCCTGCTCAGCTACGTGACGCCCTACCGCGGCGTATTCATCGGCCTGATTGTGCTGACCGTGGCCACGGCCGCCCTGGGCACGCTGCGGCCCTTCCTCATCCAGAAAATGGTGGACGTGAGCATCGAGCAGGGCGACCGCACCGGCCTGAACCACATGTTTTTGTGGCTGCTGGGCCTGCTCGTGGCCCACGCTGGCGTCAGCTACTTGCAGACCTACTACGGCGGCTGGCTGGGCCAATACATCGTGCGCGACATCCGCACCGACCTCTACCGCCACCTGCTGAACCTCAAGCTGAGCTTTTTTGACCGCACGCCCATCGGCGTGCTCGTAACGCGCAACATCTCGGACGTGGAAACGCTGTCCGACGTGTTCAGCGAGGGGCTGGCGGCGATGGTAGGCGACATCCTGCAAATCCTGTTCATTATGGGATTCATGTTTTACATCGACTGGCGCCTGACCCTCATCAGCTTGTCGGTGATTCCGCCGCTGCTCTTTTCTACTTATGTGTTCAAGGAGAAGGTGAAAGTATCGTTTCAGGACGTGCGCAACGCCGTGGCCAAGCTCAACTCGTTCGTGCAGGAGCACCTGACGGGCATGAGCGTGGTGCAGATTTTTGGCAACGAGCAGCGCGAATTCAAGAAATTTGAGAAGATAAACCGCGAGCACACCGACGCGAATATCCGCTCGGTGCTATACTACTCCATTTATTTTCCGGTGGCCGAGGTGCTGGGGGCTATTGGCGTGGGCTTGCTGGTTTGGTACGCGGCCCAGGGCCAGATCGAGGGCACGATTTCCAAGGGGGCCCTCATTGCGTTCATCATGTACAACGCGCTGTTCTTCCGGCCCATCCGCCAGATTGCCGACCGCTTCAACACCCTCCAGCTGGGCCTGGTGAGCACTGAGCGGCTGCTGAAACTACTCGACAGCACCGACCTGGTGGCCACCACCGGCGACTACGTGCCCGCCGCGCCACTGGAGGGCGACGTGCGCTTCGACCACGTGAAATTTGCCTATAACCCACCCGAGTGGGTGCTGAAAGACATCAGCTTCCACGCAAAGCCGGGCCAGACCATTGCCTTCGTGGGCGCCACCGGGGCGGGCAAAACCAGCATTATCAACCTGCTGAGCCGATTTTACGACATCCAGGAAGGCCGCATTTTGGTGGACGGGCGCGACCTGCGCGACTACGACCTGAGCGTGTTGCGCCGCCAGATTGGCGTGGTGCTGCAAGACGTGTTCCTGTTTGCGGGCAGCATCCGCGACAACATCACGCTGGGCAGCAGCGAAATAAACGACGAGCAAATTTGGGAAGCGGCCGACCTCGTGGGAGCCCGGCGCTTCATCGAGCGCCTGCCCGGGGCCCTCGACTACCCGGTGATGGAGCGCGGCGCCACGCTCTCGGTAGGCCAGCGCCAGCTCATCAGCTTCGTGCGGGCCCTGGTGTACCAGCCGCGGGTGATTGTGCTCGACGAGGCCACCTCGTCGGTCGATTCCGAGACGGAGGAAATGATCCAGAACGCCATCGAGAAGCTGATGCAGGGACGTACCTCGCTCGTCATCGCCCACCGCCTGAGCACCATCCAGAAAGCCGACCAGATCATCGTGCTCGACAAAGGCGAAATCAAGGAAGTGGGCACCCACGAAGAGCTGCTGCGCCTCGAAAACGGCTATTACGCCCAACTCTACCGCATGCAGTATGCGCTGGGCGAGGCTAGTTAA
- the kynU gene encoding kynureninase gives MSSALLDPTHAAALDAADPLAAFRAEFLFPNGPNGQPVAYFCGNSLGLQPKATRAALDAELTNWAELAVEGHFHGTAPWMHSHGPLAEASAPVVGALPHEVVIMNGLSVNLHLLLVSFYRPAGARYKVLMEGGAFPSDQYAIETQARLHGLDPDDAIVELVPRPGEHTLRTEDIAVKIAELGDSLATVLLGGLNYYTGQVFDMAAITAAGHAVGATVGFDLAHAAGNVPLHLHDWDVDFACWCTYKYLNSGPGGIAGAYIHERFANRPDLLRLAGWWGQEPAERFQMKKGFRPTPGADGWLLSNSPVLLLAPLRASLDLVARAGGMATLRAKSEPLTAYLESLIRALNLPADQLEIITPADPAQRGCQLSVLVHQRGRELFDYLAARGVVADWREPNVIRLSPVPLYNSFEDVRRAGAAMHDFFAAG, from the coding sequence ATGTCCTCTGCGCTCCTCGACCCCACCCACGCCGCCGCCCTTGATGCGGCCGACCCGCTGGCCGCTTTTCGCGCCGAATTCCTGTTCCCCAACGGGCCCAATGGCCAGCCGGTGGCCTATTTTTGCGGCAACTCGCTGGGGTTGCAGCCCAAGGCTACCCGCGCCGCCCTCGACGCCGAGCTGACCAACTGGGCCGAGCTGGCCGTGGAGGGCCACTTCCACGGCACCGCGCCCTGGATGCATTCCCACGGGCCCCTGGCCGAGGCCAGTGCGCCGGTGGTGGGGGCCCTGCCGCACGAAGTGGTGATTATGAACGGATTGAGCGTGAACCTGCACCTGCTGCTGGTTTCCTTCTACCGGCCCGCCGGGGCCCGCTACAAGGTGCTGATGGAAGGCGGCGCGTTCCCCTCCGACCAGTACGCCATCGAAACGCAGGCCCGCCTGCATGGCCTCGACCCCGACGACGCCATTGTGGAGCTGGTGCCCCGTCCCGGCGAGCACACGCTGCGCACGGAGGACATTGCCGTCAAAATTGCCGAGTTGGGCGACTCGCTGGCCACCGTGCTGCTGGGCGGGCTGAATTACTACACCGGGCAGGTGTTCGACATGGCCGCCATCACGGCCGCCGGGCACGCGGTGGGCGCTACCGTGGGCTTCGACCTGGCCCACGCCGCCGGCAACGTGCCGCTGCACCTGCACGACTGGGACGTGGACTTTGCCTGTTGGTGCACCTACAAGTACCTGAATTCGGGGCCCGGCGGCATTGCCGGGGCCTACATACACGAGCGGTTTGCCAACCGGCCCGACCTGCTGCGCCTGGCCGGCTGGTGGGGCCAGGAGCCGGCCGAGCGGTTCCAGATGAAAAAAGGCTTCCGCCCCACGCCCGGCGCCGACGGCTGGCTGCTGTCGAACTCGCCGGTGCTGCTGCTGGCTCCCCTGCGCGCCAGCCTCGACCTGGTGGCCCGCGCCGGGGGTATGGCCACCCTGCGCGCCAAAAGCGAGCCGCTCACTGCTTACCTCGAAAGCCTGATCAGGGCCCTGAACCTGCCCGCCGACCAGCTCGAAATCATCACCCCTGCCGACCCCGCCCAGCGCGGCTGCCAGCTCTCGGTGCTGGTGCACCAGCGCGGGCGCGAACTGTTCGACTACCTGGCCGCCCGGGGCGTGGTGGCCGACTGGCGCGAGCCAAATGTGATTCGCCTGTCGCCCGTGCCGCTGTATAATTCGTTTGAGGACGTGCGGCGGGCCGGGGCGGCAATGCACGATTTTTTTGCCGCCGGCTAG
- a CDS encoding 3-hydroxyanthranilate 3,4-dioxygenase: MPIARPFNFQQWIAEHRHLLKPPVNNQQIFKDNQDFIVMVVGGPNARKDYHVDAGEELFLQIEGTMTLKIIDDGQPVDLEIGPGDMFLLPPNTPHSPRRPVGGVGLVLERYRAPGELDGFQWYCENCGHKLHEEFAEITDIVAQLPPIMNRFWADDALRTCKVCGAYLEAPVPMPAQP, encoded by the coding sequence ATGCCCATCGCCCGCCCTTTCAACTTCCAACAGTGGATTGCCGAACACCGCCACTTGTTGAAGCCGCCGGTAAACAACCAGCAGATATTCAAGGATAACCAGGATTTTATCGTGATGGTGGTTGGGGGCCCCAACGCCCGCAAGGACTACCACGTGGACGCGGGCGAGGAGTTGTTTTTGCAAATTGAAGGCACGATGACGCTGAAAATCATCGACGACGGCCAACCCGTGGACCTGGAAATCGGGCCCGGCGACATGTTCCTGCTGCCACCCAATACGCCGCACTCGCCGCGCCGCCCGGTCGGCGGCGTGGGCTTGGTGCTGGAGCGCTACCGGGCCCCCGGCGAGCTCGACGGCTTCCAGTGGTACTGCGAAAACTGCGGCCACAAGCTGCACGAGGAGTTCGCCGAAATCACTGACATCGTGGCCCAGCTCCCACCCATCATGAACCGCTTCTGGGCCGACGATGCCCTGCGCACCTGCAAAGTCTGCGGCGCCTACCTCGAAGCGCCCGTCCCAATGCCGGCCCAGCCGTAG
- a CDS encoding DUF2079 domain-containing protein, whose translation MAANAYLPWRHRPAVLLALAGAVYALVSLVNHYNFRTAALDLGLAAQVVGDWAHLRAATTTLLLDSPPTNFLSVHFSLTPALAVPLYWLVGGAWALLLLQLGAVLLGGLGVWRYARALGASAGEAQWALAFFSVQWGLFSALGFDYHDNVVGAMALPWLALWVAQGRWAPAAAAGGLLLVSKENMALWLVFVLLGLAWQHRGRRGVALGLGLAAAGALGYFLLITRWAMPTLDAAHRPFGQAVRYQQWGPTVPAAAANLLRHPALLWQALFQNTLPDAAYNYVKLEFWLALLCSGGLALLRRPWYALMLAPVIGQKLLANDPALWGINSQYSIEFAPVLAMAMADALRHWPAGAPARRRAWPLALAGAAIFTLVTLYTRQSKWYDRTTTNFLTGRHYRSPYDRAALRAALARLPAGGPVSAQSNLTPHLPAPRRLYLFPALHDAQYVVLLRQPTMAAAWPLRPEQSLQALAQLRQRPDFRVFYEDAQLVIFARRGPVRNPAEVLQF comes from the coding sequence ATGGCCGCTAATGCGTACTTGCCCTGGCGCCACCGCCCGGCCGTGCTCCTGGCCCTGGCCGGGGCCGTGTACGCGCTTGTCTCGCTCGTCAACCACTACAACTTCCGCACGGCGGCGCTTGACCTGGGCCTCGCCGCGCAGGTAGTGGGCGACTGGGCGCACTTGCGCGCGGCCACCACCACCCTGCTGCTCGACTCGCCGCCGACCAATTTTCTCTCCGTTCACTTCAGCCTGACGCCGGCCTTGGCCGTGCCACTGTACTGGCTGGTGGGGGGGGCCTGGGCCCTGCTGCTGCTGCAGCTGGGGGCCGTGCTGCTGGGCGGGCTGGGCGTGTGGCGCTACGCCCGGGCCCTGGGCGCCAGCGCGGGCGAAGCGCAGTGGGCGCTGGCGTTTTTCAGCGTGCAATGGGGCCTTTTTTCGGCGTTGGGGTTTGATTACCACGACAATGTGGTGGGGGCCATGGCCCTGCCGTGGCTGGCGCTGTGGGTGGCGCAGGGCCGCTGGGCCCCCGCAGCAGCGGCGGGCGGGCTGCTACTGGTCAGCAAGGAAAATATGGCCCTCTGGCTGGTTTTTGTGCTGCTGGGGCTGGCCTGGCAGCACCGGGGCCGCCGGGGCGTAGCGCTGGGCCTGGGGCTGGCCGCGGCGGGGGCCCTGGGTTACTTCCTACTAATCACGCGCTGGGCCATGCCGACGCTTGATGCGGCCCACCGGCCGTTTGGGCAGGCGGTGCGCTACCAGCAGTGGGGCCCCACGGTGCCCGCGGCGGCGGCCAATCTGCTGCGCCATCCGGCCCTGCTTTGGCAGGCACTGTTCCAAAATACGCTGCCCGATGCGGCCTACAACTACGTCAAACTGGAGTTTTGGCTGGCGCTGCTTTGCTCGGGCGGGCTGGCGCTGCTGCGGCGGCCCTGGTACGCGCTGATGCTGGCACCCGTCATCGGCCAAAAGCTACTGGCCAACGACCCGGCCCTGTGGGGCATCAACTCGCAGTATTCTATTGAGTTTGCCCCGGTGCTGGCCATGGCCATGGCCGATGCCCTGCGGCACTGGCCAGCCGGGGCCCCGGCGCGGCGGCGTGCCTGGCCGCTGGCGCTGGCTGGCGCGGCCATCTTCACGCTCGTCACGCTCTACACCCGCCAAAGCAAGTGGTACGACCGCACCACTACCAACTTCCTCACCGGCCGCCACTACCGCTCGCCCTACGACCGGGCCGCGCTGCGGGCCGCCCTGGCCCGGCTGCCGGCCGGGGGCCCGGTCAGCGCACAGTCCAACCTGACGCCCCACCTGCCCGCGCCCCGGCGGCTCTACCTGTTTCCGGCGCTGCACGACGCCCAGTACGTGGTGCTGCTGCGCCAGCCTACTATGGCCGCCGCCTGGCCCCTGCGCCCCGAGCAGAGCCTCCAGGCGCTGGCCCAACTCCGCCAGCGCCCCGACTTCCGAGTGTTTTACGAAGACGCTCAACTCGTAATATTTGCCCGCCGGGGCCCCGTGCGCAACCCGGCCGAAGTGCTTCAGTTTTAA